The genomic segment TCGGATTCCCGAGCACTGGGCGAGCATCGGGTTGATCGCGACCGCTCGCATTGAGCGGCCGAAGTCGGTGCGGGTAAGGAGCAGGTGGATGCCGATCATCGAAGCGACCGCGATTGCGATGATGATCAGTTGCGCCTCACTGAGCTTGAGGCCAGCAAGCGAGTAGGTGTTGTTCCCCCCGACCGAGATGTTGAAGAACGTCGGACCCCAAATCGCGAGAATCACATACTCGAGGATGGTGCCGGCCGCGAACGCGATGATGAGGAGGTAGAAGAACCGGATCCCGCGCTTCACGAACGGCTGGAGCAGGTACTGGTTGAAGGCCACGGACGCGAGCGCGACGCCGGCAACGGACAACACGATCGAGAGCCACTTGTCGAGGTGCAACTGCTGGTTAAGGGAGTAGTCCAGGTAGGGCGTGAGGATCATGAAGTCCACGTAGGCCAGGTTGAGGACGTTCGAAACCCCCCACTGGAGCGTGAACCCGACCGACGCGATCATGAGAATCGAGGCGACGACGATGCCAAAGCCCGTGGACGCGATGAAGAGCGTCATCGCTGCACCAGATGATGGTCCGCCTGCCAGACGGCCATCGAATCGTGAACTGAGTCCGCCCGATCGCCGCGCGGAAAATCTCCGCCAGAACGCCTCAACGCTGTCCCCCCAAGGGTCAGTTGTGTCCGTTGTTTTCGTAATGCTTCAACATTCTGAGCCAACGCG from the Acidimicrobiales bacterium genome contains:
- a CDS encoding branched-chain amino acid ABC transporter permease, whose product is MTLFIASTGFGIVVASILMIASVGFTLQWGVSNVLNLAYVDFMILTPYLDYSLNQQLHLDKWLSIVLSVAGVALASVAFNQYLLQPFVKRGIRFFYLLIIAFAAGTILEYVILAIWGPTFFNISVGGNNTYSLAGLKLSEAQLIIIAIAVASMIGIHLLLTRTDFGRSMRAVAINPMLAQCSGIRTSAVLNATWFLTGTMCGIAGLVLAFNTATFDVNTGAAFLAELLAAVVLGGIGSPYGAMVGAIIIGVVAEWAALLIDPFFNVVVALVALVVTLLFRPEGLVRSLTSSTGGGTA